The following coding sequences are from one Culex quinquefasciatus strain JHB chromosome 1, VPISU_Cqui_1.0_pri_paternal, whole genome shotgun sequence window:
- the LOC6040410 gene encoding mucin-5AC isoform X1 has translation MFGQRNDRMDLNNENIQSASEIIENRLYFVAFKKDFKPRGTSNTHYFSIDEELVYENFYNDFGPLNICMLYRYCQMLNEKLRLAQHAKKKIVHYTSVDASKRLNAAYLIGAYSVIYLKRTPDEALKPLTSGCNVLTYTKFCDASYVYSGYRISLYDCIHAIARALEAGFFSFDDFDSQQYEHFERVENGDFNWIVPDKFLAFCGPHSKSRLDNGYPIHAPETYFEYFRKHNVTTIIRLNVKIYDAARFTSAGFTHHDLFFVDGSTPNDAILKKFLTICEQADGGIAVHCKAGLGRTGTLIGAYLIKHYNFSALEAIAWLRLCRPGSVIGHQQQWMLSKEASLMNEGNAYRKRHGISRTPIRHEFGIYSIKQFAAIDEETPTPPPPAVAVNRNSLSTSNSSSSSSSSGSSVCSSVASSTTTTPIASKLPDTAANNRVQLLLKERVRGISHKVDTMRLNDEEELQSNQLNNNCEGGTTTTERTVALAIDVVDAPVESRKALVPDTKCATIPVTRRSKTVRTSRLITLEQSQQTQGDKLNQIKAMRRRPSRSANIITQCHDETIANPRLNPHHHHNHNHHHHHHTRAKSQPFRNTTAAINPNNNANATNNNANANNNATTSAGDPRTLAAASATVQANNLLNQIASSKLTAVASPSEVPQPLPPTDTSDGVPVPPVTTSPAATSTGSRAAAQKAEEGVKQITTTTNNLANTASTTTSTANVAATTGGGGPGGGGCNMANVVLQCPATRQNHRLFSKRSVSASQHVQQQKNKKNVQNTAEAILQQHQHCTTITTTVTATTTTTTGGCGTTSSVKLTVKDEVKPRASVRTVRNNSLDSYHHHYQFINIPNIITYKRGRSKIPASARLRSSMAQQDSSKASGGGTAKPDGDETTAAIQLILNKPMTRRMRNAGGGTAPPQLISAGTGAPGAAAAAAAATDELNGNGGGISRTLPLSGDDHRNNNGDINLELTSLAAAGTTAAAATTTIKRNKRSRSSTKIEKEKNDEKGSKVLRKNGGVVATSGIPVATKLAGDVSKGVSSESITSAASTPTASLTRNTFSSSSLNRKAAAAASAVKGTAEPSGGGSNSLKARKK, from the exons ATGTTTGGACAGAGAAACGACAGGATGGATTTGAACAACGAGAACATTCAGTCCGCCTCGGAGATCATCGAGA ACCGGCTGTACTTTGTGGCGTTCAAGAAGGACTTTAAGCCGCGCGGTACCTCCAACACGCACTACTTCTCCATCGACGAGGAGTTGGTGTACGAGAACTTTTACAACGACTTTGGTCCGCTGAACATCTGCATGCTGTACCGGTACTGCCAGATGCTGAACGAGAAGCTCCGGCTGGCGCAGCACGCCAAGAAGAAGATCGTCCACTACACCTCGGTGGACGCGTCCAAGCGCCTCAACGCGGCGTACCTCATCGGGGCTTACTCGGTGATCTACCTGAAGCGCACCCCGGACGAGGCCCTCAAACCGCTCACCTCCGGCTGCAACGTGCTCACGTACACCAAGTTCTGCGACGCGTCGTACGTGTACTCCGGCTACCGGATATCCCTGTACGACTGCATCCACGCGATCGCCCGGGCGCTCGAGGCCGGCTTCTTCAGCTTCGACGACTTTGACTCCCAGCAGTACGAGCACTTTGAGCGCGTCGAAAACGGCGACTTCAACTGGATCGTGCCGGACAAGTTTCTGGCGTTCTGCGGACCGCACAGCAAGAGCCGACTGGACAACGGCTACCCCATTCACGCCCCCGAGACGTACTTTGAGTACTTTCGCAAGCACAACGTGACCACCATCATCCGGTTGAACGTGAAGATCTACGACGCGGCGCGGTTCACCAGCGCGGGCTTTACGCATCACGATCTGTTCTTCGTGGACGGGAGCACCCCGAACGATGCCATCCTGAAGAAGTTTCTGACGATCTGCGAGCAGGCGGACGGCGGGATTGCGGTACACTGCAAAG CCGGCCTCGGCCGCACCGGCACCCTGATCGGGGCCTACCTCATCAAGCACTACAACTTTAGCGCGCTGGAGGCGATCGCCTGGCTGCGGCTGTGCCGGCCCGGCTCCGTAATCGGCCACCAGCAGCAGTGGATGCTGAGCAAGGAGGCGTCGCTGATGAACGAGGGCAACGCGTACCGCAAGCGGCACGGCATCAGCCGAACGCCGATCCGGCACGAGTTTGGCATCTACAGCATCAAGCAGTTTGCGGCCATCGACGAGGAGACGccgacgccgccgccgccagcgGTGGCCGTCAATCGGAACAGTCTTTCGACGTCCAACtcttcatcgtcgtcgtcctcgtcggGTTCGTCCGTCTGCTCGTCGGTGGCGTCGTCTACGACGACCACTCCGATCGCCAGCAAGCTGCCGGACACGGCCGCCAACAACCGCGTCCAGCTGCTGCTGAAGGAGCGCGTGCGGGGCATCTCGCACAAGGTCGACACGATGCGGCTGAACGACGAAGAGGAACTGCAGAGCAACCAGCTGAACAACAACTGTGAGGgtgggacgacgacgacggagcgAACGGTTGCGTTGGCGATTGACGTGGTTGACGCTCCGGTGGAGTCGCGGAAGGCGCTCGTTCCGGACACCAAGTGTGCGACGATTCCCGTGACGCGTCGCTCGAAAACGGTTCGCACCAGCCGGTTGATTACGCTGGAGCAGTCTCAGCAGACGCAGGGCGACAAGCTGAACCAGATCAAGGCGATGCGGCGGCGGCCGTCCAGGTCGGCCAACATAATCACGCAGTG TCATGACGAAACAATCGCTAACCCCCGACTAAATCCGCATCACCACCACAACCACAAtcatcaccaccaccatcacaCTCGTGCTAAATCTCAACCATTCCGCAATACTACCGCTGCTATTAATCCGAACAACAACGCCAACGCCACCAACAACAATGCCAACGCCAACAACAACGCCACCACCAGCGCCGGTGACCCGCGAACCCTCGCCGCTGCAAGTGCCACTGTGCAAGCCAATAATCTTTTGAATCAAATCGCCTCATCCAAACTCACCGCCGTCGCTTCACCGTCGGAAGTTCCACAACCACTACCGCCAACGGATACGTCCGACGGAGTTCCTGTGCCACCTGTTACCACAAGTCCGGCGGCGACGAGTACAGGCAGTAGGGCGGCGGCGCAAAAGGCAGAGGAAGGGGTGAAGCAGATAACGACGACAACTAACAATCTAGCGAATACAGCGAGCACTACCACGAGTACTGCGAATGTGGCGGCGACGACGGGAGGTGGAGGACCGGGAGGTGGCGGATGCAATATGGCCAACGTGGTGCTGCAATGTCCCGCCACCAGGCAGAATCATCGGCTGTTTAGTAAGAG GTCCGTTTCGGCCAGCCAGCACGTCCAGCAGCAAAAGAACAAGAAAAACGTACAAAACACGGCGGAAGCCATCCTGCAACAGCACCAGCACTGCACCACCATCACGACAACGGTGACGGCCACGACCACGACAACCACCGGCGGCTGCGGAACCACGTCCAGCGTCAAGCTCACCGTCAAGGACGAGGTCAAACCGCGGGCGTCGGTCCGAACGGTGCGCAACAACAGCCTGGACAGCTACCATCACCACTATCAGTTCATCAACATCCCGAACATCATCACGTACAAGCGGGGCCGCTCGAAGATTCCGGCCTCGGCCCGGCTCCGGTCCAGCATGGCTCAGCAGGACAGCTCGAAGGCAAGCGGTGGCGGGACGGCGAAGCCGGATGGCGACGAGACAACGGCGGCCATCCAGCTGATACTGAACAAGCCGATGACGCGCCGGATGAGGAATGCGGGCGGTGGAACCGCCCCTCCGCAGCTGATCTCCGCCGGTACGGGTGCTCCAGGTGCGGCAGCTGCCGCCGCAGCCGCCACGGACGAGCTGAATGGGAATGGAGGAG GAATCTCACGAACGCTTCCGCTGAGCGGAGACGACCACCGGAACAACAACGGCGACATCAACCTGGAGCTGACCAGTCTAGCGGCGGCAGGAacaaccgccgccgccgccaccaccaccatcaagcGCAACAAACGATCTCGCAGCAGTACAAAGATTGAGAAGGAGAAGAACGACGAAAAGGGCAGCAAAGTGCTGCGCAAGAACGGGGGCGTCGTCGCGACCAGCGGGATTCCGGTGGCCACCAAGCTGGCCGGGGACGTCTCCAAGGGGGTTAGCAGCGAAAGTATTACCTCGGCGGCCAGCACGCCGACGGCGAGCCTTACGCGGAACACCTTCAGCAGTAGCTCGCTGAACCGGAAGGCTGCTGCGGCGGCGTCGGCGGTCAAGGGGACGGCGGAACCTTCCGGTGGTGGTAGCAATTCGCTCAAGGCGCGAAAAAAGTAG
- the LOC6040410 gene encoding mucin-5AC isoform X2: protein MFGQRNDRMDLNNENIQSASEIIENRLYFVAFKKDFKPRGTSNTHYFSIDEELVYENFYNDFGPLNICMLYRYCQMLNEKLRLAQHAKKKIVHYTSVDASKRLNAAYLIGAYSVIYLKRTPDEALKPLTSGCNVLTYTKFCDASYVYSGYRISLYDCIHAIARALEAGFFSFDDFDSQQYEHFERVENGDFNWIVPDKFLAFCGPHSKSRLDNGYPIHAPETYFEYFRKHNVTTIIRLNVKIYDAARFTSAGFTHHDLFFVDGSTPNDAILKKFLTICEQADGGIAVHCKAGLGRTGTLIGAYLIKHYNFSALEAIAWLRLCRPGSVIGHQQQWMLSKEASLMNEGNAYRKRHGISRTPIRHEFGIYSIKQFAAIDEETPTPPPPAVAVNRNSLSTSNSSSSSSSSGSSVCSSVASSTTTTPIASKLPDTAANNRVQLLLKERVRGISHKVDTMRLNDEEELQSNQLNNNCEGGTTTTERTVALAIDVVDAPVESRKALVPDTKCATIPVTRRSKTVRTSRLITLEQSQQTQGDKLNQIKAMRRRPSRSANIITQCAGDPRTLAAASATVQANNLLNQIASSKLTAVASPSEVPQPLPPTDTSDGVPVPPVTTSPAATSTGSRAAAQKAEEGVKQITTTTNNLANTASTTTSTANVAATTGGGGPGGGGCNMANVVLQCPATRQNHRLFSKRSVSASQHVQQQKNKKNVQNTAEAILQQHQHCTTITTTVTATTTTTTGGCGTTSSVKLTVKDEVKPRASVRTVRNNSLDSYHHHYQFINIPNIITYKRGRSKIPASARLRSSMAQQDSSKASGGGTAKPDGDETTAAIQLILNKPMTRRMRNAGGGTAPPQLISAGTGAPGAAAAAAAATDELNGNGGGISRTLPLSGDDHRNNNGDINLELTSLAAAGTTAAAATTTIKRNKRSRSSTKIEKEKNDEKGSKVLRKNGGVVATSGIPVATKLAGDVSKGVSSESITSAASTPTASLTRNTFSSSSLNRKAAAAASAVKGTAEPSGGGSNSLKARKK, encoded by the exons ATGTTTGGACAGAGAAACGACAGGATGGATTTGAACAACGAGAACATTCAGTCCGCCTCGGAGATCATCGAGA ACCGGCTGTACTTTGTGGCGTTCAAGAAGGACTTTAAGCCGCGCGGTACCTCCAACACGCACTACTTCTCCATCGACGAGGAGTTGGTGTACGAGAACTTTTACAACGACTTTGGTCCGCTGAACATCTGCATGCTGTACCGGTACTGCCAGATGCTGAACGAGAAGCTCCGGCTGGCGCAGCACGCCAAGAAGAAGATCGTCCACTACACCTCGGTGGACGCGTCCAAGCGCCTCAACGCGGCGTACCTCATCGGGGCTTACTCGGTGATCTACCTGAAGCGCACCCCGGACGAGGCCCTCAAACCGCTCACCTCCGGCTGCAACGTGCTCACGTACACCAAGTTCTGCGACGCGTCGTACGTGTACTCCGGCTACCGGATATCCCTGTACGACTGCATCCACGCGATCGCCCGGGCGCTCGAGGCCGGCTTCTTCAGCTTCGACGACTTTGACTCCCAGCAGTACGAGCACTTTGAGCGCGTCGAAAACGGCGACTTCAACTGGATCGTGCCGGACAAGTTTCTGGCGTTCTGCGGACCGCACAGCAAGAGCCGACTGGACAACGGCTACCCCATTCACGCCCCCGAGACGTACTTTGAGTACTTTCGCAAGCACAACGTGACCACCATCATCCGGTTGAACGTGAAGATCTACGACGCGGCGCGGTTCACCAGCGCGGGCTTTACGCATCACGATCTGTTCTTCGTGGACGGGAGCACCCCGAACGATGCCATCCTGAAGAAGTTTCTGACGATCTGCGAGCAGGCGGACGGCGGGATTGCGGTACACTGCAAAG CCGGCCTCGGCCGCACCGGCACCCTGATCGGGGCCTACCTCATCAAGCACTACAACTTTAGCGCGCTGGAGGCGATCGCCTGGCTGCGGCTGTGCCGGCCCGGCTCCGTAATCGGCCACCAGCAGCAGTGGATGCTGAGCAAGGAGGCGTCGCTGATGAACGAGGGCAACGCGTACCGCAAGCGGCACGGCATCAGCCGAACGCCGATCCGGCACGAGTTTGGCATCTACAGCATCAAGCAGTTTGCGGCCATCGACGAGGAGACGccgacgccgccgccgccagcgGTGGCCGTCAATCGGAACAGTCTTTCGACGTCCAACtcttcatcgtcgtcgtcctcgtcggGTTCGTCCGTCTGCTCGTCGGTGGCGTCGTCTACGACGACCACTCCGATCGCCAGCAAGCTGCCGGACACGGCCGCCAACAACCGCGTCCAGCTGCTGCTGAAGGAGCGCGTGCGGGGCATCTCGCACAAGGTCGACACGATGCGGCTGAACGACGAAGAGGAACTGCAGAGCAACCAGCTGAACAACAACTGTGAGGgtgggacgacgacgacggagcgAACGGTTGCGTTGGCGATTGACGTGGTTGACGCTCCGGTGGAGTCGCGGAAGGCGCTCGTTCCGGACACCAAGTGTGCGACGATTCCCGTGACGCGTCGCTCGAAAACGGTTCGCACCAGCCGGTTGATTACGCTGGAGCAGTCTCAGCAGACGCAGGGCGACAAGCTGAACCAGATCAAGGCGATGCGGCGGCGGCCGTCCAGGTCGGCCAACATAATCACGCAGTG CGCCGGTGACCCGCGAACCCTCGCCGCTGCAAGTGCCACTGTGCAAGCCAATAATCTTTTGAATCAAATCGCCTCATCCAAACTCACCGCCGTCGCTTCACCGTCGGAAGTTCCACAACCACTACCGCCAACGGATACGTCCGACGGAGTTCCTGTGCCACCTGTTACCACAAGTCCGGCGGCGACGAGTACAGGCAGTAGGGCGGCGGCGCAAAAGGCAGAGGAAGGGGTGAAGCAGATAACGACGACAACTAACAATCTAGCGAATACAGCGAGCACTACCACGAGTACTGCGAATGTGGCGGCGACGACGGGAGGTGGAGGACCGGGAGGTGGCGGATGCAATATGGCCAACGTGGTGCTGCAATGTCCCGCCACCAGGCAGAATCATCGGCTGTTTAGTAAGAG GTCCGTTTCGGCCAGCCAGCACGTCCAGCAGCAAAAGAACAAGAAAAACGTACAAAACACGGCGGAAGCCATCCTGCAACAGCACCAGCACTGCACCACCATCACGACAACGGTGACGGCCACGACCACGACAACCACCGGCGGCTGCGGAACCACGTCCAGCGTCAAGCTCACCGTCAAGGACGAGGTCAAACCGCGGGCGTCGGTCCGAACGGTGCGCAACAACAGCCTGGACAGCTACCATCACCACTATCAGTTCATCAACATCCCGAACATCATCACGTACAAGCGGGGCCGCTCGAAGATTCCGGCCTCGGCCCGGCTCCGGTCCAGCATGGCTCAGCAGGACAGCTCGAAGGCAAGCGGTGGCGGGACGGCGAAGCCGGATGGCGACGAGACAACGGCGGCCATCCAGCTGATACTGAACAAGCCGATGACGCGCCGGATGAGGAATGCGGGCGGTGGAACCGCCCCTCCGCAGCTGATCTCCGCCGGTACGGGTGCTCCAGGTGCGGCAGCTGCCGCCGCAGCCGCCACGGACGAGCTGAATGGGAATGGAGGAG GAATCTCACGAACGCTTCCGCTGAGCGGAGACGACCACCGGAACAACAACGGCGACATCAACCTGGAGCTGACCAGTCTAGCGGCGGCAGGAacaaccgccgccgccgccaccaccaccatcaagcGCAACAAACGATCTCGCAGCAGTACAAAGATTGAGAAGGAGAAGAACGACGAAAAGGGCAGCAAAGTGCTGCGCAAGAACGGGGGCGTCGTCGCGACCAGCGGGATTCCGGTGGCCACCAAGCTGGCCGGGGACGTCTCCAAGGGGGTTAGCAGCGAAAGTATTACCTCGGCGGCCAGCACGCCGACGGCGAGCCTTACGCGGAACACCTTCAGCAGTAGCTCGCTGAACCGGAAGGCTGCTGCGGCGGCGTCGGCGGTCAAGGGGACGGCGGAACCTTCCGGTGGTGGTAGCAATTCGCTCAAGGCGCGAAAAAAGTAG